The following proteins come from a genomic window of Chaetodon auriga isolate fChaAug3 chromosome 16, fChaAug3.hap1, whole genome shotgun sequence:
- the LOC143334304 gene encoding neurogenic differentiation factor 2-like isoform X1 — protein sequence MHACSLTHSLTHIHTDTPRRTFARKLRLFECARWERSTPKQPTGARGRKPRAACTHTLTGSVARAVPEDGLKLERVLLLFFFFFFFFPPIPCEELEPRAAMLTRLFSDPSLLPDVQKYSGWAEDSDGDEPKIKEEDQDTQDDMEGSELMGDSRTQSEHAGEDDEDDVVEEEDDGEDTEGDKPKKRGPKKRKMTQARIERSKMRRIKANARERTRMHDLNSALDNLRKVVPCYSKTQKLSKIETLRLAKNYIWALSEILRSGKRPDLVSYVQTLCKGLSQPTTNLVAGCLQLNSRNFLTEQQCQDGGRYGSGSFSMHSYPYQCARLSSPHCQPGSNSHPLRTHGYCSAYDSLYGGSGSPEYNSPEYEGPLSPPLCINGNFSLKHQGSTSPENEKGYHYSMHYSGLPGSRSTGPHNLVFGSSGARSGIHSENVLPYHDMHLHHERGPVYDELNAFFHN from the exons atgcatgcatgctcactcactcactcactcacgcatatacacacagacacgccgAGACGCACGTTCGCTCGCAAGCTCCGGTTATTCGAGTGCGCGCGCTGGGAGAGAAGCACCCCTAAACAACCCACCGGCGCCAGAGGAAGAAAGCCGCGCGCTGCCTGCACCCACACGCTGACAGGGAGCGTTGCTCGTGCGGTCCCCGAAGATGGTCTGAAACTCGAGcgcgtgttgttgttgttttttttttttttttttttttttcctcccatccCCTGTGAAGAGCTCGAGCCGAG aGCCGCAATGTTGACGAGGCTTTTCAGTGACCCTTCACTGCTTCCTGATGTGCAGAAATACTCCGGCTGGGCGGAGGACAGCGATGGCGATGAGCCCAAGATCAAAGAGGAGGATCAGGACACCCAGGACGACATGGAGGGATCTGAACTGATGGGAGACAGCCGGACGCAATCCGAGCACGCCGGGGAAGACGACGAGGACGAcgtggtggaggaagaggacgacgGAGAGGACACGGAGGGGGACAAGCCCAAGAAGAGGGGCCCCAAGAAGCGCAAAATGACCCAGGCCCGGATTGAGCGCTCCAAGATGCGGCGGATAAAGGCCAACGCACGGGAGCGGACCCGCATGCACGACCTGAACTCTGCGCTAGACAATCTGCGTAAAGTGGTGCCCTGTTACTCCAAAACgcaaaaactgtcaaaaatcgAGACGCTGCGGTTGGCCAAAAACTATATCTGGGCCCTGTCGGAGATATTGCGCTCTGGAAAAAGGCCCGACCTTGTGTCCTACGTCCAGACGCTGTGCAAGGGACTCTCCCAGCCCACGACCAACCTGGTGGCGGGATGCCTGCAGCTAAACTCACGTAACTTCCTAACCGAGCAGCAGTGTCAGGACGGGGGGAGGTACGGGTCCGGCTCCTTCTCCATGCATTCCTACCCTTACCAGTGTGCGCGTCTCTCCAGCCCCCACTGCCAGCCGGGCTCGAACTCGCATCCACTGAGGACGCACGGCTACTGCTCGGCTTACGATTCTCTGTACGGTGGGAGCGGATCCCCTGAGTATAACAGCCCCGAGTATGAGGGGCCCCTCAGCCCGCCCCTGTGCATCAATGGCAACTTTTCCCTGAAGCACCAAGGCTCCACGTCCCCCGAAAACGAGAAGGGGTACCACTACTCTATGCATTACTCCGGCCTGCCTGGCTCAAGATCCACCGGACCCCACAACCTGGTGTTTGGCTCCTCGGGGGCCCGGAGCGGCATTCACTCTGAAAACGTCCTGCCTTACCACGACATGCACTTACACCACGAACGGGGCCCCGTGTATGATGAACTCAACGCGTTTTTTCACAATTAA
- the LOC143334304 gene encoding neurogenic differentiation factor 2-like isoform X2 gives MLTRLFSDPSLLPDVQKYSGWAEDSDGDEPKIKEEDQDTQDDMEGSELMGDSRTQSEHAGEDDEDDVVEEEDDGEDTEGDKPKKRGPKKRKMTQARIERSKMRRIKANARERTRMHDLNSALDNLRKVVPCYSKTQKLSKIETLRLAKNYIWALSEILRSGKRPDLVSYVQTLCKGLSQPTTNLVAGCLQLNSRNFLTEQQCQDGGRYGSGSFSMHSYPYQCARLSSPHCQPGSNSHPLRTHGYCSAYDSLYGGSGSPEYNSPEYEGPLSPPLCINGNFSLKHQGSTSPENEKGYHYSMHYSGLPGSRSTGPHNLVFGSSGARSGIHSENVLPYHDMHLHHERGPVYDELNAFFHN, from the coding sequence ATGTTGACGAGGCTTTTCAGTGACCCTTCACTGCTTCCTGATGTGCAGAAATACTCCGGCTGGGCGGAGGACAGCGATGGCGATGAGCCCAAGATCAAAGAGGAGGATCAGGACACCCAGGACGACATGGAGGGATCTGAACTGATGGGAGACAGCCGGACGCAATCCGAGCACGCCGGGGAAGACGACGAGGACGAcgtggtggaggaagaggacgacgGAGAGGACACGGAGGGGGACAAGCCCAAGAAGAGGGGCCCCAAGAAGCGCAAAATGACCCAGGCCCGGATTGAGCGCTCCAAGATGCGGCGGATAAAGGCCAACGCACGGGAGCGGACCCGCATGCACGACCTGAACTCTGCGCTAGACAATCTGCGTAAAGTGGTGCCCTGTTACTCCAAAACgcaaaaactgtcaaaaatcgAGACGCTGCGGTTGGCCAAAAACTATATCTGGGCCCTGTCGGAGATATTGCGCTCTGGAAAAAGGCCCGACCTTGTGTCCTACGTCCAGACGCTGTGCAAGGGACTCTCCCAGCCCACGACCAACCTGGTGGCGGGATGCCTGCAGCTAAACTCACGTAACTTCCTAACCGAGCAGCAGTGTCAGGACGGGGGGAGGTACGGGTCCGGCTCCTTCTCCATGCATTCCTACCCTTACCAGTGTGCGCGTCTCTCCAGCCCCCACTGCCAGCCGGGCTCGAACTCGCATCCACTGAGGACGCACGGCTACTGCTCGGCTTACGATTCTCTGTACGGTGGGAGCGGATCCCCTGAGTATAACAGCCCCGAGTATGAGGGGCCCCTCAGCCCGCCCCTGTGCATCAATGGCAACTTTTCCCTGAAGCACCAAGGCTCCACGTCCCCCGAAAACGAGAAGGGGTACCACTACTCTATGCATTACTCCGGCCTGCCTGGCTCAAGATCCACCGGACCCCACAACCTGGTGTTTGGCTCCTCGGGGGCCCGGAGCGGCATTCACTCTGAAAACGTCCTGCCTTACCACGACATGCACTTACACCACGAACGGGGCCCCGTGTATGATGAACTCAACGCGTTTTTTCACAATTAA